A window from Bacillus sp. 2205SS5-2 encodes these proteins:
- a CDS encoding glycosyltransferase family 2 protein → MRKQTVIVFMPAYNEEESIGDVIRNVPRGISANIEVKVLVINDGSTDGTVKVANEAGADYIVEMDRNSGLGAAVRKGLSHCIELGADIAVMIDADGEYPATQIPELIQPIVIGEADYVMGSRFLGTITGMKIHRRLGNYCFTLLQSVLLQRRIHDGQSGMRAFSKEVTEEAEIIHDYNYAQVLTLNIVRKGFRMKEIPIRYSVRTTGKSFIKFKAYMTNVLPAIFKEMRKPVQRVSSSKKTQNEAHISQMEH, encoded by the coding sequence ATGAGAAAACAAACAGTGATTGTATTTATGCCAGCTTACAATGAAGAAGAATCGATTGGTGACGTGATTCGAAACGTCCCAAGAGGTATTTCGGCTAATATTGAGGTGAAAGTCTTAGTAATCAATGATGGATCTACTGATGGTACAGTGAAGGTGGCGAACGAAGCAGGAGCCGATTATATCGTTGAGATGGATAGAAATAGTGGACTTGGAGCAGCAGTGAGAAAGGGTCTTTCACACTGTATAGAGTTAGGGGCAGATATTGCGGTAATGATAGACGCGGATGGTGAATACCCAGCGACACAAATCCCTGAATTGATTCAGCCAATTGTAATAGGTGAAGCGGATTATGTCATGGGCTCTCGATTTTTAGGAACGATTACGGGTATGAAAATTCATCGTCGACTCGGAAATTACTGTTTCACCTTGTTACAGTCTGTTCTTTTACAAAGGCGAATCCACGACGGTCAGTCCGGTATGCGTGCTTTTTCGAAAGAGGTTACCGAAGAAGCCGAAATCATACATGATTATAATTATGCTCAAGTTCTTACCTTAAACATTGTTCGTAAAGGATTCAGAATGAAGGAGATTCCTATTCGCTATTCAGTGAGAACGACTGGAAAATCATTTATTAAATTTAAAGCGTATATGACTAATGTCCTACCAGCTATATTCAAAGAAATGAGAAAACCTGTACAGAGAGTATCTTCGTCAAAAAAAACACAAAATGAAGCTCATATTTCACAAATGGAGCATTGA